In Porphyrobacter sp. LM 6, one DNA window encodes the following:
- a CDS encoding PaaI family thioesterase → MSFKDDVFEHGPDPENPGWHHWNLKDPTLFNGAVMGKLITRVDPDGKARLRMFPERKHENLQGVIHGAVTLALIDISLFVTMHRIGTGNAGPSVTLELSTQFVGGGDPKRPLDAVTEIVRETGKLVFVRGMVVQDEDTVASFSGIVRKMLPRAPA, encoded by the coding sequence GTGAGCTTCAAGGACGACGTATTCGAACACGGGCCGGACCCGGAAAATCCCGGCTGGCATCACTGGAACCTCAAGGATCCCACGCTGTTCAACGGCGCGGTGATGGGCAAGCTCATCACCCGCGTCGATCCCGACGGGAAAGCGCGCCTCAGGATGTTCCCCGAGCGCAAGCACGAGAACCTGCAAGGCGTGATCCACGGCGCGGTGACGCTGGCGCTGATCGACATCTCGCTGTTTGTCACCATGCATCGCATCGGCACCGGCAATGCCGGGCCTTCGGTCACGTTGGAACTCTCGACGCAGTTCGTGGGTGGCGGCGATCCCAAGCGCCCGCTCGATGCGGTGACCGAGATCGTGCGCGAGACCGGCAAGCTCGTGTTTGTGCGCGGGATGGTGGTGCAGGACGAGGACACTGTCGCCAGCTTCTCGGGCATCGTACGCAAGATGCTGCCACGCGCCCCAGCCTGA
- the zapE gene encoding cell division protein ZapE, protein MPGLLVRYDALIASGQLRADPDQRAAAERLARLQDELEAPPPPKRWYAYILGSPPTTPDPRGVYLWGGVGRGKSMLMDLFVETLGIEKKRRVHFHAFMLEVDRRIAAARKAERKDPLTAVALEMAGEVRCLAFDEMVVTNTADAAIMGRFFKTLIESGTVIVTTSNRPPRDLYKDGLNRSLFLPFIDLVERRMDVLSLNGATDYRLDRIGGLAMWHSPLGDAATAQVREAFFRLTDFAPEDAANVPSGELDLGGGRTLHVPKSLKGVGVFSFKKLCVENRGAADYLAIARAFHTVILVGIPLMGPENRNEAIRFTKLIDALYEYRVKLFVTAAALPEQLYQSGDGAFEFERTVSRLNEMQSADYMALGHGTED, encoded by the coding sequence ATGCCCGGCCTGCTCGTCCGCTATGATGCACTGATCGCCAGCGGCCAGCTGCGTGCCGATCCCGATCAGCGCGCCGCAGCGGAACGGCTCGCGCGGTTGCAGGACGAACTCGAAGCACCCCCGCCGCCAAAGCGCTGGTATGCCTATATCCTCGGTTCACCCCCGACCACGCCCGACCCGCGCGGCGTCTACCTCTGGGGCGGGGTCGGGCGCGGCAAATCGATGCTGATGGACCTGTTCGTCGAAACGCTCGGGATCGAAAAGAAACGCCGGGTCCACTTCCATGCCTTCATGCTCGAAGTCGACCGCCGCATCGCGGCCGCGCGCAAGGCCGAGCGCAAGGACCCGCTCACCGCCGTGGCGCTCGAAATGGCGGGCGAAGTGCGCTGCCTCGCATTCGACGAGATGGTGGTGACCAACACCGCCGATGCCGCGATCATGGGGCGCTTCTTCAAGACGCTGATCGAGAGCGGCACGGTGATCGTCACCACCTCCAACCGCCCCCCACGCGATCTCTACAAAGACGGGCTCAACCGCTCGCTGTTCCTGCCCTTCATCGATCTGGTCGAACGCCGGATGGATGTGCTGAGCCTCAACGGCGCAACCGATTACCGGCTCGACCGGATCGGCGGGCTGGCGATGTGGCATTCGCCGCTGGGCGATGCGGCGACGGCGCAGGTGCGCGAGGCCTTTTTCCGCCTCACTGACTTCGCCCCCGAAGATGCCGCCAATGTGCCCTCGGGCGAACTCGATTTGGGCGGTGGGCGCACGCTCCACGTGCCCAAGAGCCTCAAGGGCGTGGGCGTATTCAGCTTCAAGAAGCTGTGTGTCGAGAACCGCGGCGCGGCGGATTACCTTGCCATTGCCCGCGCGTTCCACACCGTGATCCTCGTCGGCATCCCGCTGATGGGGCCGGAAAACCGCAACGAAGCGATCCGCTTCACCAAGCTGATCGACGCGCTTTACGAATACCGGGTGAAGCTTTTCGTCACCGCCGCCGCGCTGCCCGAACAGCTCTATCAATCAGGTGACGGCGCCTTCGAATTCGAGCGCACAGTTAGCCGTTTGAACGAGATGCAGAGCGCCGATTACATGGCCTTGGGCCACGGCACCGAAGACTAG
- a CDS encoding XrtA/PEP-CTERM system amidotransferase — MCGIAGIVHAETSKPVDPARVERMCEALAHRGPDGAGVWTDHGIGLGHRRLSIIDLAGSPQPMHSADGRAVIVFNGEIYNFRELRRELEQAGFTFRTSGDTEVILAAWQRWGVDCLKRLDGMFAFALFDLDKRQLFLARDRFGVKPLFLAHLSDGSIAFASELKGLLAHPLLRRRVNAHAIEAYMAWGYVPDTHSILSGVAKLPAGHFWLIEQGRTPGRPQRWWDIDFSQRERGSEADLSAQLVHLLRDAVRSRMVADVPLGAFLSGGVDSSGVVALMAEASAQPVRTCSIGFDVAAYDETSYARQVAARFGADHQERIVATDDFAAIDQIAAMFDEPFADASALPTWRVCQLARERVTVALSGDGADEAFAGYRRQVFHHHEERARAVLPAGLRAPLFGALGRAWPKADWAPRPLRAKATLLALAESGEEGYARGLSVTLPEARRALYSDSFAASLDGFRAEDELIAMMCAAPGRSGLDRAQYADLAFWLPGDILTKVDRTSMAVSLEAREPLLDHRLVEFAARLPERMRVRGSSGKYLLKKSLERYLPNDVLYRPKQGFVTPIAEWLRGPLAGAARGIASGCLAQTGFFDPKSIAALAEAHIAGRADHSRTLWQLLMLEKSLTRLGVSA; from the coding sequence ATGTGCGGGATTGCCGGGATCGTTCATGCCGAAACCTCCAAGCCGGTCGATCCGGCGCGGGTCGAGCGGATGTGCGAGGCGCTCGCGCACCGCGGGCCTGACGGAGCGGGGGTGTGGACCGATCACGGCATCGGCCTTGGCCACCGACGCCTTTCGATCATCGACCTTGCCGGCTCGCCCCAACCGATGCATTCCGCCGATGGCCGCGCGGTGATCGTCTTCAACGGCGAAATCTACAATTTCCGCGAATTGCGGCGCGAGCTGGAACAGGCCGGTTTTACCTTCCGCACCAGCGGCGACACCGAGGTGATCCTTGCCGCGTGGCAGCGTTGGGGCGTCGATTGCCTCAAGCGGCTTGACGGGATGTTCGCCTTCGCGCTGTTCGATCTGGACAAGCGCCAGCTGTTCCTCGCGCGGGACCGCTTCGGGGTGAAGCCGCTGTTCCTTGCCCACCTGTCCGATGGCAGCATCGCCTTTGCTTCGGAACTGAAGGGTCTGCTTGCCCACCCGCTCCTGCGCCGTCGGGTGAACGCGCATGCGATCGAGGCCTATATGGCCTGGGGCTATGTGCCGGATACGCATTCGATCCTGTCGGGGGTGGCGAAGCTCCCCGCAGGCCATTTCTGGCTGATCGAGCAGGGGCGCACGCCGGGCCGTCCGCAGCGCTGGTGGGATATCGATTTCAGCCAGCGCGAGCGTGGCAGCGAGGCCGATCTCTCCGCCCAGCTCGTCCATCTGCTGCGCGATGCCGTGCGATCGCGCATGGTGGCCGATGTCCCGCTAGGCGCCTTCCTGTCGGGCGGGGTGGATTCCTCGGGCGTCGTCGCGCTGATGGCAGAGGCAAGCGCGCAGCCGGTGCGAACCTGCTCGATCGGGTTCGACGTCGCCGCCTATGACGAGACGAGTTACGCGCGGCAGGTCGCAGCGCGGTTCGGTGCGGATCATCAGGAGCGGATCGTCGCCACCGATGATTTTGCCGCCATCGACCAGATCGCCGCGATGTTCGACGAGCCTTTCGCCGATGCCTCGGCACTGCCAACATGGCGGGTATGCCAATTGGCGCGTGAACGGGTCACGGTGGCGTTGTCGGGTGACGGGGCCGACGAGGCTTTTGCCGGATATCGCCGCCAGGTGTTTCACCACCATGAGGAGCGTGCCCGTGCGGTGTTGCCAGCGGGTTTGCGCGCGCCCTTGTTCGGCGCGCTTGGCCGCGCTTGGCCCAAGGCCGATTGGGCGCCGCGCCCCTTGCGGGCCAAGGCGACCTTGCTCGCGCTCGCGGAGAGCGGAGAGGAAGGCTACGCGCGCGGGCTTTCGGTGACGCTGCCCGAGGCTCGGCGCGCGCTCTATTCGGACAGCTTCGCCGCCAGTCTCGATGGCTTCCGTGCCGAGGACGAGCTGATCGCGATGATGTGCGCAGCCCCCGGCCGTTCAGGTCTCGACCGCGCGCAATATGCCGATCTTGCCTTCTGGTTGCCGGGCGACATCCTCACCAAGGTCGACCGCACGAGCATGGCGGTGAGCCTCGAGGCGCGCGAGCCGCTGCTCGATCATCGACTGGTGGAATTCGCGGCGCGTTTGCCGGAGCGGATGCGGGTGCGGGGTTCGTCGGGCAAATACCTGCTCAAGAAGAGCCTCGAGCGCTACCTGCCGAATGACGTGCTCTACCGGCCCAAGCAGGGCTTCGTTACCCCGATTGCCGAATGGCTGCGCGGCCCGCTGGCCGGTGCGGCGCGCGGGATCGCGTCGGGCTGTCTGGCGCAGACCGGGTTCTTCGATCCCAAGTCTATCGCAGCGCTCGCCGAAGCGCATATCGCTGGCCGCGCCGACCATTCGCGCACCCTGTGGCAGCTGTTGATGCTGGAGAAGTCGCTGACCCGCCTAGGTGTGAGCGCCTAG
- the xrtA gene encoding exosortase A → MPPEQSTLPAPAMAAGSVPADWRAPLVALVVVSFALMLATVSSWGEMFHQWWAIDTYNHLLLVPFIMGWLVWLKAGELTRIAPKPFWPGLVLVVAALCLWLAGRASGINLLAHAGAVVALQAAVLSVLGLRAALLLALPLAMGAFLVPFGDEIIPPLQFVTAEIAVTLVRWSGVPAQIEGLHIDTPAGLFIVAEACSGVKFLVAMATLGVLVAFTRFASWRRRALFMAACVIVPILANGVRAFATIYVAQSIGAEAATGFDHIIYGWVFFAIVLALVLAGAWRWFEREPEQHGWDAASLAKWDWLSRAETHALAPASAVLATCSLAAIAALAAML, encoded by the coding sequence ATGCCGCCTGAGCAGAGCACGCTCCCCGCTCCGGCGATGGCCGCAGGCAGCGTTCCCGCTGACTGGCGCGCGCCGCTTGTCGCGCTGGTGGTCGTCAGCTTCGCGCTGATGCTCGCGACCGTATCGAGCTGGGGCGAGATGTTCCACCAGTGGTGGGCGATCGACACCTATAACCACCTGCTGCTGGTGCCGTTCATCATGGGCTGGCTGGTCTGGCTCAAGGCCGGCGAGCTGACGCGCATCGCGCCGAAGCCGTTCTGGCCGGGTCTTGTGCTGGTGGTCGCGGCGCTGTGCCTGTGGCTTGCGGGGCGGGCGAGCGGGATCAACCTTCTTGCCCATGCAGGCGCGGTGGTGGCGTTGCAGGCGGCGGTGCTGAGCGTGCTCGGGTTGCGCGCCGCACTGCTGCTCGCCCTTCCGCTGGCGATGGGCGCGTTCCTTGTCCCGTTCGGCGACGAGATCATCCCGCCGCTGCAATTCGTCACCGCCGAGATCGCGGTGACGCTGGTGCGCTGGAGCGGGGTGCCGGCGCAGATCGAAGGCCTGCATATCGATACACCCGCAGGTCTGTTCATCGTTGCCGAGGCCTGTTCAGGGGTGAAGTTCCTGGTCGCGATGGCGACGCTCGGGGTGCTGGTCGCCTTTACCCGCTTTGCCAGCTGGCGACGGCGCGCGCTGTTCATGGCGGCCTGCGTGATCGTGCCGATCCTCGCCAATGGCGTGCGCGCCTTTGCGACGATTTATGTCGCGCAATCCATCGGCGCCGAGGCAGCAACCGGTTTCGATCATATCATCTATGGCTGGGTGTTCTTTGCCATCGTGCTCGCGCTGGTGCTCGCCGGGGCGTGGCGCTGGTTCGAGCGCGAACCCGAGCAGCATGGCTGGGATGCCGCGAGCCTTGCCAAGTGGGACTGGCTCTCGCGTGCCGAGACCCATGCGCTTGCGCCGGCCAGTGCCGTGCTTGCGACCTGTTCGCTGGCCGCGATTGCCGCGCTCGCGGCGATGCTTTAG
- a CDS encoding TIGR03087 family PEP-CTERM/XrtA system glycosyltransferase gives MGEILFLAHRVPFPPDRGDRIRSHHLLKALARLAPVHVGCFGEGDKEAETALAGVAASHCVAARSKPLALAGIEAVLAGKPVSLTAFHSAKLADWVRRTIASRPISAIVVFSGQMGQYVPEGFAGRVVIDLCDVDSAKFASYAEAGERVWLNAREARLLGAEEERLGARADATILISEAEAALYRSRLVTPDKVNVEVIGNGIDVAFFDPAITAPHPAIEQQPGPHFVFTGQMDYRPNEQAALWVIEALLPKLRAHLPQAMFHVVGRNPTRALMAHHGTPGVHVWGEVPDVRPFIAAADAVLAPLLIARGVQNKVLEAMAMARPVVLTPEAATGIAAEDGAHWLVCPPDPQAMAARIAALLADPAAAAGLGAAARRFVLAHHGWDAMLAPLAGLVGQPGEGIRDAA, from the coding sequence ATGGGCGAGATCCTGTTCCTCGCGCACCGCGTGCCGTTCCCGCCCGATCGCGGCGACCGGATTCGTTCGCACCATCTGCTCAAGGCGCTGGCGCGGCTCGCTCCCGTGCACGTCGGTTGCTTCGGCGAGGGCGACAAGGAGGCCGAAACCGCGCTTGCTGGCGTTGCCGCCTCGCATTGTGTCGCGGCGCGCTCCAAGCCGCTGGCGTTGGCCGGGATCGAGGCCGTGCTGGCGGGCAAGCCGGTCAGCCTTACCGCCTTTCACTCGGCCAAGCTGGCGGACTGGGTGCGGCGCACCATCGCAAGCCGTCCGATCAGCGCGATCGTCGTCTTCTCCGGGCAGATGGGCCAATATGTGCCCGAGGGTTTTGCCGGCCGCGTGGTGATCGACCTGTGCGATGTCGATAGCGCCAAATTTGCCAGCTACGCAGAGGCAGGCGAGCGGGTGTGGCTCAACGCCCGCGAGGCGCGGCTGCTGGGGGCGGAGGAAGAACGGCTCGGTGCACGCGCCGATGCGACGATCCTGATCTCCGAGGCCGAGGCCGCGCTCTATCGCAGCCGCCTTGTCACGCCCGACAAGGTCAATGTCGAGGTCATCGGCAACGGCATTGATGTGGCCTTCTTCGACCCCGCCATCACCGCGCCGCATCCGGCCATCGAGCAGCAACCGGGGCCGCATTTCGTCTTCACCGGCCAGATGGATTACCGGCCCAACGAACAGGCTGCGCTGTGGGTGATCGAGGCCTTGCTGCCCAAGCTGCGTGCGCATCTGCCGCAGGCGATGTTCCATGTTGTCGGGCGCAACCCGACCCGCGCGCTCATGGCGCATCACGGCACGCCCGGGGTTCACGTCTGGGGCGAAGTGCCCGATGTGCGCCCGTTCATCGCGGCGGCCGACGCGGTGCTCGCCCCGCTGCTGATCGCGCGCGGAGTGCAGAACAAGGTGCTCGAGGCGATGGCGATGGCGCGGCCCGTGGTGCTCACCCCCGAAGCGGCAACCGGCATCGCCGCCGAGGATGGCGCGCATTGGCTGGTGTGCCCGCCCGATCCGCAAGCCATGGCGGCGCGGATCGCGGCGCTGCTCGCCGATCCCGCTGCGGCTGCCGGACTTGGCGCGGCAGCGCGGCGCTTCGTGCTCGCGCATCATGGCTGGGACGCGATGCTGGCACCGCTGGCTGGCCTTGTGGGGCAGCCGGGCGAGGGGATTCGCGATGCCGCCTGA
- a CDS encoding FemAB family XrtA/PEP-CTERM system-associated protein, protein MNAPVKAGESVRIVDFGDAEDLRRIEGFVVEMRASLFHRPAWLRAVEAGTGQRAAGLVTERLGVITGWLPLTEVRSPLFGKALVSSGFAVGGGICAASEAAADALAGAAQDAVRAGGFGEIELRGGPVPAGWDCWSDKHCGFERELAGDDETQLLAIPRKARAEVRKGLGFGHRITIGRGRDDLAAHYACYSASVRNLGTPVFPKRLFGAMIDAFPDSDILTVWQGDTPLASVLSFYHDGAVLPYWGGGTFAARAARANEVMYYELMLHARRKGMTRFDFGRSKTGSGPYSFKKNWGFDPVPLTYGAWTDGVAAKRNIDPTDAGYSRKIELWKRLPLPVANLVGPWIARGLA, encoded by the coding sequence ATGAACGCGCCGGTCAAGGCCGGCGAAAGCGTGCGGATCGTCGATTTTGGCGATGCCGAGGACCTGCGCCGGATCGAAGGCTTTGTCGTCGAAATGCGCGCGAGCCTGTTTCATCGCCCGGCCTGGCTTCGCGCGGTCGAGGCGGGGACGGGGCAGCGCGCTGCGGGCCTTGTGACCGAACGGCTCGGCGTCATCACCGGTTGGCTGCCGCTCACCGAGGTGCGATCGCCGCTGTTCGGGAAGGCGCTGGTTTCGAGCGGCTTTGCGGTCGGCGGCGGCATTTGCGCTGCGAGCGAGGCGGCGGCGGATGCGCTGGCGGGGGCGGCGCAGGATGCCGTGCGCGCGGGCGGCTTTGGCGAAATCGAACTGCGCGGCGGGCCGGTTCCGGCGGGGTGGGACTGCTGGTCGGACAAGCATTGCGGGTTCGAGCGCGAACTTGCTGGCGATGATGAAACGCAGCTTCTGGCCATCCCGCGCAAGGCCCGCGCCGAGGTGCGGAAAGGACTGGGCTTCGGCCACCGCATCACCATCGGGCGCGGGCGCGATGATCTCGCCGCGCACTACGCCTGCTACAGCGCGAGCGTTCGCAATCTCGGCACGCCGGTGTTCCCCAAGCGCCTGTTCGGCGCGATGATCGATGCCTTTCCGGATAGCGATATCCTCACCGTCTGGCAGGGCGACACGCCGCTCGCCAGCGTGCTCAGCTTCTATCACGATGGCGCGGTGCTGCCTTATTGGGGTGGTGGCACCTTCGCCGCGCGCGCGGCTCGCGCCAATGAGGTGATGTATTATGAGCTGATGCTCCATGCCCGGCGCAAGGGCATGACCCGTTTCGATTTCGGGCGCTCCAAGACGGGGAGCGGGCCGTACAGCTTCAAGAAGAACTGGGGCTTCGATCCTGTGCCGCTGACCTATGGCGCATGGACGGATGGTGTTGCGGCGAAGCGCAACATCGATCCGACCGATGCGGGTTACAGCCGCAAGATCGAGCTCTGGAAGCGACTCCCGCTGCCCGTCGCCAATCTGGTGGGGCCGTGGATTGCGCGCGGGTTGGCCTGA
- a CDS encoding XrtA system polysaccharide deacetylase: protein MNAPSHSLSALAGARIVNGLSVDVEDWFQVGAFEDVIARDEWDSISTRVADNVYRVIDLLAEADVRGTFFTLGWVAKRHPNMIRRIADAGHEVASHGYDHARVFTFDRKAFAEDIRKARQTIEDCAGVKVSGYRAPSFSIDHRTPWAFAELAEQDYAYSSSVAPVVHDHYGWPEAPRFAFRPLAGSSLIELPVTTAMLGGRRVAAGGGGFFRVLPYAFSRWAIRQVNRVEGRPAVFYFHPWEVDPDQPRVPNASMRSRLRHYTGLARMAGKLSDLVHEFRWGRMDEVAAAEQARADAMPVPAVLTGIAA from the coding sequence ATGAACGCGCCCTCTCATTCCTTGTCCGCCCTTGCAGGGGCCAGGATCGTCAATGGCCTGTCGGTCGATGTCGAGGACTGGTTCCAGGTCGGCGCGTTCGAGGATGTGATCGCGCGCGATGAATGGGACAGCATCAGCACGCGGGTGGCGGACAACGTCTACCGCGTGATCGATCTGCTGGCCGAGGCTGATGTGCGCGGCACCTTCTTCACGCTGGGCTGGGTTGCCAAGCGCCATCCCAACATGATCCGCCGCATTGCCGATGCCGGGCACGAGGTTGCCAGCCACGGCTATGATCACGCACGGGTGTTCACCTTCGATCGCAAGGCGTTCGCCGAGGATATCCGCAAGGCGCGCCAGACCATCGAGGATTGCGCCGGGGTCAAGGTCAGCGGCTACCGCGCGCCGAGCTTCTCGATCGATCACCGCACGCCGTGGGCTTTCGCCGAGCTGGCCGAGCAGGACTATGCCTATTCCTCCAGCGTCGCGCCGGTGGTGCATGACCATTATGGCTGGCCCGAAGCCCCGCGCTTTGCGTTCCGCCCGCTCGCCGGTTCGTCGCTGATCGAACTGCCGGTGACCACCGCGATGCTTGGCGGGCGGCGCGTGGCGGCGGGCGGGGGCGGGTTCTTCCGCGTGCTGCCCTATGCCTTTTCGCGCTGGGCGATCCGGCAGGTGAACCGCGTCGAGGGGCGTCCGGCGGTGTTCTATTTCCACCCGTGGGAGGTCGATCCCGATCAGCCGCGCGTTCCCAACGCCTCGATGCGCTCGCGCCTGCGCCACTACACCGGCCTTGCGCGCATGGCGGGCAAGCTCAGCGATCTGGTGCACGAATTCCGCTGGGGACGGATGGACGAGGTCGCAGCAGCCGAGCAGGCGCGCGCCGATGCCATGCCTGTTCCGGCGGTGCTGACAGGCATTGCGGCATGA
- a CDS encoding XrtA/PEP-CTERM system-associated ATPase: MYEQHYGFAGRPFQLTPDPQFYFESTSHRKAMSYLGYGMSQGEGFIVITGEVGAGKSTLVAHLMERIDPAALSVAQIVTSALDGEEIVHVVAQAFGLAVEGHDKATALGQIERFLQDEARAGRRCLLVVDECQNLDLTALEELRMLSNFQLGSHPLLQSLLLGQPEFRRMLAHHPGLEQLRQRIIASHHLEALDAGEIEFYVKHRLGQVGWNGYPAFETGLMGALYRHTDGIPRRVNQVMNRLLLLGAIEDSGELTLGMLDDVMIEMAADQSRGAAEEPEAAPAPAVDSAPVAAAPSVSPIPAAEFAQLLAERDARTAELEAAISELQAAGTGQSGQDGAKLSPAEAEAAEARLSAAMARIEARLEEQERSFRHVLTMLIEWLEEDPSREAA; this comes from the coding sequence ATGTACGAGCAACACTATGGATTCGCCGGACGGCCGTTTCAGCTGACCCCTGATCCGCAGTTCTATTTCGAAAGCACCAGCCATCGGAAAGCGATGAGCTATCTCGGCTATGGCATGAGCCAGGGCGAAGGCTTCATCGTCATCACCGGCGAGGTTGGCGCGGGCAAGTCGACGCTGGTCGCGCACCTGATGGAGCGGATCGATCCGGCAGCGCTGAGCGTTGCGCAGATCGTCACCAGCGCGCTGGATGGCGAGGAGATCGTCCATGTCGTCGCGCAGGCTTTCGGGCTGGCGGTCGAAGGGCACGACAAGGCCACCGCGCTCGGCCAGATCGAACGCTTCCTGCAGGATGAAGCCCGCGCCGGCCGCCGCTGCCTGCTCGTGGTGGACGAATGCCAGAACCTCGATCTGACCGCGCTCGAAGAGTTGCGGATGCTGTCGAACTTCCAGCTCGGCTCGCACCCGCTGCTCCAGAGCCTGCTGCTCGGCCAGCCCGAATTCCGTCGCATGCTCGCGCATCATCCGGGGCTTGAACAGCTGCGCCAGCGCATCATCGCCTCGCACCATCTCGAAGCGCTCGATGCCGGAGAGATCGAGTTCTACGTCAAGCACCGCCTCGGTCAGGTTGGCTGGAACGGCTATCCGGCGTTTGAAACCGGGCTGATGGGCGCTCTCTACCGTCACACCGACGGCATCCCCCGCCGCGTCAACCAGGTGATGAACCGCCTGCTGCTTCTCGGCGCGATCGAGGACAGCGGCGAGCTGACGCTTGGCATGCTCGATGACGTGATGATCGAAATGGCCGCGGACCAGAGCCGCGGCGCTGCCGAAGAGCCCGAAGCTGCCCCCGCGCCGGCGGTGGACAGCGCGCCTGTGGCGGCGGCTCCCTCTGTCAGCCCGATCCCTGCTGCCGAATTCGCGCAGCTGCTGGCCGAACGCGATGCCCGCACCGCCGAACTCGAAGCGGCGATCAGCGAATTGCAGGCCGCGGGCACCGGGCAGAGCGGTCAGGATGGCGCGAAGCTCTCTCCTGCCGAGGCGGAAGCTGCCGAAGCGCGCCTCTCGGCCGCGATGGCGCGCATCGAAGCGCGTCTGGAAGAGCAGGAGCGGTCGTTCCGCCACGTGCTCACCATGCTGATCGAGTGGCTTGAGGAAGATCCGTCGCGCGAGGCGGCGTGA
- a CDS encoding AAA family ATPase: MTDQSKIDRKGARPASLFERAEMTFGLGPARTPSVPPVAEPRRRPAAPAETPAPVEAAVPAPVPAPVAAPAPAPAPAAPVEPPKPVPVAVAFSGPKVSIDRDLMRANGLIVPEDPVTGQLEEFRIVKRELLAEARAVDSALARRILVCSPHPGEGKTFCATNLAIALAVERRLEVLLVDADVVKPAAAERLGITATAGLMDTLADPAIAPESLVIATDIPGLFVLPAGTPSVRDSEYLASTRTREVLDRLTEGAPDRIVIFDTPPALAASAAAELAAHVGQAVLVVRADETSRAALDDARQLLSACADIKLLLNAARYSPSGRHFGTYGAGWG; this comes from the coding sequence ATGACCGACCAGAGCAAGATCGATCGCAAGGGCGCCCGTCCGGCTTCGCTGTTCGAGCGCGCCGAGATGACCTTCGGGCTTGGCCCCGCGCGCACGCCGAGCGTGCCTCCGGTTGCCGAACCGCGCCGCCGTCCGGCTGCGCCTGCCGAAACCCCTGCGCCTGTCGAGGCTGCGGTTCCGGCTCCGGTTCCGGCTCCGGTCGCCGCACCTGCACCTGCACCTGCTCCAGCGGCGCCGGTTGAACCGCCCAAGCCTGTGCCCGTCGCTGTGGCCTTCAGCGGTCCTAAGGTGAGCATCGACCGCGATCTCATGCGGGCCAACGGGCTGATCGTGCCCGAAGACCCGGTGACCGGCCAGCTTGAAGAGTTCCGTATCGTCAAGCGCGAATTGCTCGCCGAAGCGCGCGCGGTCGATAGTGCGCTGGCGCGCCGCATTCTCGTGTGCTCGCCGCATCCCGGCGAAGGCAAGACCTTCTGCGCCACCAATCTCGCCATCGCGCTCGCTGTCGAACGGCGGCTCGAAGTGCTGCTGGTGGATGCCGATGTGGTCAAGCCCGCAGCGGCCGAGCGGCTGGGCATCACCGCGACCGCCGGGCTGATGGATACGCTCGCCGATCCGGCGATTGCGCCCGAATCGCTGGTGATCGCGACCGACATCCCCGGCCTGTTCGTGCTGCCCGCCGGCACGCCGAGCGTGCGCGATTCCGAATATCTCGCCAGCACTCGCACTCGCGAGGTGCTCGACCGGCTGACCGAAGGCGCGCCTGACCGGATCGTGATCTTCGATACGCCGCCTGCGCTCGCTGCGTCGGCGGCGGCGGAGCTGGCGGCCCATGTCGGGCAGGCCGTGCTGGTGGTGCGCGCCGACGAGACCAGTCGCGCGGCGCTCGACGATGCGCGCCAGCTGCTCTCGGCCTGCGCGGATATCAAGCTGCTGCTCAACGCCGCGCGTTACAGCCCTTCGGGGCGGCATTTCGGCACCTATGGAGCGGGATGGGGATGA